In the Topomyia yanbarensis strain Yona2022 chromosome 3, ASM3024719v1, whole genome shotgun sequence genome, one interval contains:
- the LOC131688144 gene encoding tetracycline resistance protein, class D-like isoform X1 has translation MENNEQHAQPESTISLTETEKIKFEKKYRFFILEPAVLLLFYALNVSSAVFTNQIVYQTCTVTLGINQSECALLGTENETEATKDLEKTVQPYTTNILMAKSLIESIIPALCSMFIGPWSDKYGRKPILLSTFIGSFFSYSLLALVCFLSGRYSIDPWYYILAFIPAALSGGNCAFISGVFSYTADVTGARNRAVKMGVLEAAIFGGLLFGTLSSSFILRLANSTTVFTIAAVSISVGIVYITFYIEESIQRNELDSTSYKFGEIFRFEHVTDLFRTCFKRRPNFDRVIIWLIIFVLGARNFVMEGSGTVYFLFLRERFGWTVKEFSYYDATIIVFMIIGNLIGVYGVKKYFRLSESMLAAIGFCCYAIDSGIRGVAYQPWHLYLAIVITMMKGIAGPMGRAVISNTAAPNDIGKIFSLATSIESLTPLISAPVYTYVYNKTLSVFPGAFNLISAIVYFLCLCLMILVRIFEGMFQTTTYTSIN, from the exons ATGGAAAACAATGAGCAACACGCACAACCCGAAAGCACAATCAGTTTAACGGAGACGGAAAAgatcaagttcgaaaaaaagtATCGTTTCTTCATTTTGGAACCGGCAGTTTTACTATTATTCTACGCATTGAATGTCTCGT CCGCTGTCTTCACAAATCAAATTGTCTATCAGACATGCACGGTCACGTTGGGAATCAACCAGTCGGAGTGTGCCTTACTGGGGACAGAAAACGAAACCGAAGCGACAAAAGATTTAGAAAAGACAGTTCAACCGTACACAACAAACATTCTGATGGCAAAATCACTTATCGAATCGATAATTCCGGCTCTGTGTAGTATGTTTATAGGACCTTGGTCGGATAAATACGGACGGAAGCCGATTCTGCTTTCGACTTTCATCGGATCATTTTTCAGTTACTCGCTACTAGCACTGGTGTGCTTCCTCTCTGGACGGTACTCTATTGATCCGTGGTACTACATTTTGGCATTCATTCCGGCGGCTTTGTCCGGTGGGAACTGTGCATTTATCAGTGGTGTCTTCAGCTATACCGCCGATGTGACTGGTGCACGAAATAGGGCTGTTAA AATGGGCGTTCTTGAAGCTGCAATCTTCGGAGGTTTACTTTTCGGAACACTAAGCAGTAGTTTCATTTTACGGTTGGCCAACTCCACAACGGTATTCACCATAGCTGCTGTATCGATTTCGGTTGGTATAGTTTACATTACGTTCTACATCGAGGAAAGTATACAGCGAAACGAACTGGATAGTACTTCCTACAAGTTTGGTGAGATTTTCCGCTTCGAACATGTTACGGATTTGTTTCGCACGTGTTTCAAACGGAGACCAAATTTTGACAGAgtcattatttggctgatcatTTTTGTGTTGGGGGCAAGAAATTTCGTAATGG AAGGCTCCGGAACCGTATATTTTCTCTTTCTCAGAGAACGCTTCGGTTGGACCGTGAAGGAGTTCTCGTATTACGATGCCACTATAATTGTGTTTATGATTATTGGTAATCTCATTGGCGTATATGGGGTGAAGAAATATTTTAGATTATCTGAAAGTATGCTAGCAGCGATTGGATTCTGTTGCTATGCCATCGACAGCGGAATCAGAGGGGTAGCCTACCAGCCGTGGCATCTATATTTGG CAATTGTGATCACGATGATGAAAGGCATCGCTGGCCCGATGGGGCGCGCTGTGATATCTAATACCGCAGCACCTAACGATATTGGAAAGATATTTTCCCTGGCGACATCCATCGAGTCACTGACTCCGCTGATATCGGCTCCGGTGTACACATATGTGTACAATAAAACTCTTTCGGTGTTCCCAGGTGCATTTAATCTCATTAGTGCGATAGTTTATTTCCTTTGTCTGTGTCTTATGAT ACTCGTTAGAATTTTTGAAGGGATGTTTCAAACGACTACTTACACATCAATTAACTAG
- the LOC131688144 gene encoding tetracycline resistance protein, class D-like isoform X2: protein MENNEQHAQPESTISLTETEKIKFEKKYRFFILEPAVLLLFYALNVSSAVFTNQIVYQTCTVTLGINQSECALLGTENETEATKDLEKTVQPYTTNILMAKSLIESIIPALCSMFIGPWSDKYGRKPILLSTFIGSFFSYSLLALVCFLSGRYSIDPWYYILAFIPAALSGGNCAFISGVFSYTADVTGARNRAVKMGVLEAAIFGGLLFGTLSSSFILRLANSTTVFTIAAVSISVGIVYITFYIEESIQRNELDSTSYKFGEIFRFEHVTDLFRTCFKRRPNFDRVIIWLIIFVLGARNFVMGSGTVYFLFLRERFGWTVKEFSYYDATIIVFMIIGNLIGVYGVKKYFRLSESMLAAIGFCCYAIDSGIRGVAYQPWHLYLAIVITMMKGIAGPMGRAVISNTAAPNDIGKIFSLATSIESLTPLISAPVYTYVYNKTLSVFPGAFNLISAIVYFLCLCLMILVRIFEGMFQTTTYTSIN, encoded by the exons ATGGAAAACAATGAGCAACACGCACAACCCGAAAGCACAATCAGTTTAACGGAGACGGAAAAgatcaagttcgaaaaaaagtATCGTTTCTTCATTTTGGAACCGGCAGTTTTACTATTATTCTACGCATTGAATGTCTCGT CCGCTGTCTTCACAAATCAAATTGTCTATCAGACATGCACGGTCACGTTGGGAATCAACCAGTCGGAGTGTGCCTTACTGGGGACAGAAAACGAAACCGAAGCGACAAAAGATTTAGAAAAGACAGTTCAACCGTACACAACAAACATTCTGATGGCAAAATCACTTATCGAATCGATAATTCCGGCTCTGTGTAGTATGTTTATAGGACCTTGGTCGGATAAATACGGACGGAAGCCGATTCTGCTTTCGACTTTCATCGGATCATTTTTCAGTTACTCGCTACTAGCACTGGTGTGCTTCCTCTCTGGACGGTACTCTATTGATCCGTGGTACTACATTTTGGCATTCATTCCGGCGGCTTTGTCCGGTGGGAACTGTGCATTTATCAGTGGTGTCTTCAGCTATACCGCCGATGTGACTGGTGCACGAAATAGGGCTGTTAA AATGGGCGTTCTTGAAGCTGCAATCTTCGGAGGTTTACTTTTCGGAACACTAAGCAGTAGTTTCATTTTACGGTTGGCCAACTCCACAACGGTATTCACCATAGCTGCTGTATCGATTTCGGTTGGTATAGTTTACATTACGTTCTACATCGAGGAAAGTATACAGCGAAACGAACTGGATAGTACTTCCTACAAGTTTGGTGAGATTTTCCGCTTCGAACATGTTACGGATTTGTTTCGCACGTGTTTCAAACGGAGACCAAATTTTGACAGAgtcattatttggctgatcatTTTTGTGTTGGGGGCAAGAAATTTCGTAATGG GCTCCGGAACCGTATATTTTCTCTTTCTCAGAGAACGCTTCGGTTGGACCGTGAAGGAGTTCTCGTATTACGATGCCACTATAATTGTGTTTATGATTATTGGTAATCTCATTGGCGTATATGGGGTGAAGAAATATTTTAGATTATCTGAAAGTATGCTAGCAGCGATTGGATTCTGTTGCTATGCCATCGACAGCGGAATCAGAGGGGTAGCCTACCAGCCGTGGCATCTATATTTGG CAATTGTGATCACGATGATGAAAGGCATCGCTGGCCCGATGGGGCGCGCTGTGATATCTAATACCGCAGCACCTAACGATATTGGAAAGATATTTTCCCTGGCGACATCCATCGAGTCACTGACTCCGCTGATATCGGCTCCGGTGTACACATATGTGTACAATAAAACTCTTTCGGTGTTCCCAGGTGCATTTAATCTCATTAGTGCGATAGTTTATTTCCTTTGTCTGTGTCTTATGAT ACTCGTTAGAATTTTTGAAGGGATGTTTCAAACGACTACTTACACATCAATTAACTAG